The Gemmatimonadota bacterium DNA window CGCCTGCACGCGGGTATTATCTGGATCAACTGCTGGATGCTGCGTGACCTCCGCACGCCCTTCGGCGGCATGAAGCAGTCGGGCGTGGGCCGCGAGGGTGGATTCGAAGCCCTGCGGTTTTTCACCGAGCCCAAGAACGTGTGCATCAAGATGTAGCGGACGGTATGGACGGTACGGACGGTACGGACGATATCCCGCAAGACCAGGCGGAACGCGGAGACACGGCCATGCAACAGCATTACGATTCCGATCGGGCCCCCGAGCCGGTGGGACCCTATCCCCATGCCCGAAAGGTGGGGAACCTGCTGTTCCTGTCGGGCATCGGGCCCCGCATCAGGGGACGGCAGGACATTCCGGGCGTGACCCTGGGGCCGGACGGCGAGATCGCGTCCTACGATATCGAGCAGCAGTGCCACGCCGTTTTCCACAATGTCCGCTCCATCCTGGAAGACGCGGGCAGCGCCTGGGAGAACCTCGTGGACATCACCGTGTACCTCACCGACATGGAAAAGGACTTCACGGTATTCAACCGGATCTACCGCGAGTATTTCCGGGAGCATCAGCCCTGCCGCACCACGGTCGGGGTTTCCCGGCTCCCCACCCAAATTGCCATCGAACTGAAGTGCATCGCTACGATCTGAACAAGGAGGTCCGATCATGGCCGTAACGGCTCCATTCAATTTCAAGGCCTGGATAGACGAACACAGGCACCTGCTCAAGCCACCCGTCGGCAACCAGTGCGTCTATACGGAGGCCGAAGACTTCATCGTCATGGTCGTCGGCGGACCAAACGCCCGCAAGGACTACCACTACAATGAAGGCGAGGAGTTCTTCTACCAGGTGGAGGGCGATATCGTCCTGAAGATCATCGACGAAGGCAAGCCGGTGGACGTCCCGATCCGGGAAGGCGAGATCTTCCTCCTTCCCGCCGGGGTTCCCCATTCGCCCCAGAGACCGTCGGACACCGTGGGCCTGGTCATGGAAACCAGGCGCAGAAGCGGTGAAATCGACGGGTTCATGTGGTATTGCGAAAGCTGCGGGGAGAAACTCTACGAGGAACGTTTCGAACTGGAAGACATCGTCAGCCAGCTGCCCCCCGTCATGAACCGGTTCTTCAACAGCGAAGAACACCGTACCTGCAGGATCTGCGGCGCGGTCA harbors:
- a CDS encoding RidA family protein, whose protein sequence is MQQHYDSDRAPEPVGPYPHARKVGNLLFLSGIGPRIRGRQDIPGVTLGPDGEIASYDIEQQCHAVFHNVRSILEDAGSAWENLVDITVYLTDMEKDFTVFNRIYREYFREHQPCRTTVGVSRLPTQIAIELKCIATI
- a CDS encoding 3-hydroxyanthranilate 3,4-dioxygenase, giving the protein MAVTAPFNFKAWIDEHRHLLKPPVGNQCVYTEAEDFIVMVVGGPNARKDYHYNEGEEFFYQVEGDIVLKIIDEGKPVDVPIREGEIFLLPAGVPHSPQRPSDTVGLVMETRRRSGEIDGFMWYCESCGEKLYEERFELEDIVSQLPPVMNRFFNSEEHRTCRICGAVMPKPEGG